One stretch of Methylococcus capsulatus DNA includes these proteins:
- the metK gene encoding methionine adenosyltransferase, with translation MSNSFIFTSESVSEGHPDKIADQVSDAVLDAILAQDPKARVAVETLVKTGMVVLAGEVTTSAWVDTEELVRKVVHEIGYDNPEIGFDWQSCAVLTAIGKQSPDIAMGVDEFDSHEQGAGDQGLMFGYATNETDVLMPAPITYAHRLVQRQSEVRKHKVLPWLRPDAKSQVTFRYEDGKPVAVDAVVLSTQHAPDVAQKDIREAVMEEIIYHVLPREWLHKDTKYFINPTGSFVIGGPVGDCGLTGRKIIVDTYGGMARHGGGAFSGKDPSKVDRSAAYMGRYVAKNIVAAGLADRCEIQVSYAIGVAEPTSISIETFGTGRIAEETLVKLVREHFDLRPKGLITMLDLLRPIYRPTAAYGHFGRTEGTFTWERTDKAELLREAAGLPIA, from the coding sequence GTGAGCAACTCTTTCATTTTTACTTCGGAATCCGTCTCCGAAGGTCACCCCGACAAGATCGCGGACCAGGTTTCCGATGCAGTGCTGGATGCGATCCTGGCGCAGGATCCCAAGGCGCGCGTCGCCGTGGAAACCCTCGTGAAGACCGGCATGGTCGTACTCGCCGGCGAAGTCACCACGTCCGCATGGGTGGACACCGAGGAACTGGTGCGCAAGGTCGTGCACGAAATCGGCTATGACAACCCCGAGATCGGCTTCGACTGGCAGAGCTGCGCCGTCCTGACCGCCATCGGCAAGCAATCGCCCGACATCGCCATGGGTGTCGACGAATTCGACAGCCACGAACAGGGAGCGGGTGACCAGGGCCTGATGTTCGGCTACGCCACCAACGAGACCGACGTGCTGATGCCAGCACCGATCACCTATGCCCACCGCCTGGTACAGCGCCAGTCCGAAGTCCGCAAACACAAGGTACTGCCCTGGCTGCGGCCGGACGCCAAGAGCCAGGTCACTTTCCGCTATGAGGACGGCAAGCCAGTGGCGGTCGATGCCGTGGTGCTCTCGACCCAGCATGCGCCAGACGTGGCGCAGAAGGACATCCGCGAAGCGGTCATGGAAGAAATCATCTACCATGTCCTGCCGAGGGAGTGGCTGCACAAGGACACCAAGTATTTCATCAACCCGACCGGCAGCTTCGTCATCGGCGGCCCCGTAGGCGACTGCGGCCTGACCGGACGCAAGATCATCGTCGACACCTATGGCGGCATGGCCCGCCACGGCGGCGGCGCCTTCAGCGGGAAGGATCCGTCCAAGGTCGACCGTTCCGCCGCCTACATGGGCCGCTACGTCGCCAAGAACATCGTGGCCGCCGGCCTGGCCGACCGCTGCGAGATCCAGGTGTCTTATGCCATCGGCGTGGCCGAACCGACCTCGATCAGCATCGAGACCTTCGGCACCGGCAGAATTGCCGAGGAGACGCTGGTCAAACTGGTGCGCGAACACTTCGACCTGCGTCCGAAGGGCCTGATCACCATGCTGGACCTGTTACGGCCGATCTACCGTCCGACCGCCGCCTACGGCCACTTCGGCCGCACCGAAGGCACTTTTACCTGGGAACGGACGGACAAAGCCGAACTGCTGCGCGAGGCGGCCGGCCTGCCGATCGCCTGA
- a CDS encoding glycosyltransferase yields the protein MNLESITIVLPTRNEAGNIEAFLASLPQAVHLIVVDASDDETPDIIPRVRPVRTQVLRRRSTITQARQLGAELASTEWLLFTDADIVFPEGYFDALEGVMDAAVVYGPKLSRDRFAAYYRWFGYGQQCSHWLGIPAATGSNMLVRKDALIAVGGFDPELVCNEDSELIWRIKRAGYRIRFEPSLPVYARDHRRLDSGLWRKTCHSVFRCALLYWDLIPARWRGADWGYWSPQQSGRASGISRVE from the coding sequence ATGAATCTGGAATCCATCACCATCGTTCTACCCACCCGCAACGAGGCCGGCAATATCGAAGCGTTTCTGGCGTCGTTGCCCCAAGCGGTGCATCTGATCGTCGTCGATGCCAGTGATGACGAGACGCCGGATATCATCCCGCGGGTGCGTCCCGTCCGGACGCAGGTGTTGCGGCGCAGGAGCACGATCACCCAGGCGCGACAACTGGGTGCAGAGCTGGCCTCTACCGAGTGGCTGCTGTTCACCGATGCGGATATCGTGTTTCCGGAAGGTTATTTCGATGCCCTGGAGGGGGTGATGGACGCGGCCGTGGTCTACGGGCCGAAACTGTCGCGCGACCGTTTCGCGGCGTATTACCGCTGGTTCGGCTATGGTCAGCAATGTTCACACTGGCTGGGAATTCCCGCGGCCACCGGGTCCAACATGCTGGTCCGGAAGGATGCGCTGATCGCGGTGGGCGGCTTCGATCCGGAGCTGGTGTGCAACGAAGACTCGGAACTGATCTGGCGGATCAAGCGGGCGGGCTACCGGATCCGGTTCGAACCTTCGCTGCCGGTCTATGCCCGCGACCATCGCCGACTGGATAGCGGACTTTGGCGCAAGACCTGCCATTCCGTGTTCCGCTGCGCGTTGTTGTATTGGGACCTGATTCCTGCCCGCTGGCGCGGAGCGGACTGGGGCTACTGGTCGCCGCAGCAGAGCGGACGGGCGTCGGGCATCTCACGGGTGGAGTGA
- a CDS encoding YbhB/YbcL family Raf kinase inhibitor-like protein, translated as MALIITSDAFPPDGRIPRKYTCDGDDISPPLSWSGLPAGTRSLVLIVDDPDAPDPKAPRMTWVHWVLYNLPPAVPGLPEAVQSLPAGTLQGLNDWKRTGYGGPCPPIGRHRYFHKLYALDTVLPDLHRPDKAKLEQAMAGHVLGQATLIGTYQRSR; from the coding sequence ATGGCTTTGATCATCACTTCGGACGCTTTCCCGCCGGACGGCAGGATACCGCGAAAATACACCTGCGACGGCGACGACATTTCGCCGCCTCTCAGTTGGTCGGGGTTGCCAGCTGGAACCCGCAGTCTGGTGCTCATTGTCGATGACCCCGATGCCCCCGATCCCAAAGCCCCCCGAATGACATGGGTCCACTGGGTGCTATACAACTTGCCCCCGGCAGTGCCGGGCTTGCCCGAGGCCGTCCAGTCGCTGCCCGCCGGAACGCTGCAGGGCCTGAACGACTGGAAGCGCACCGGCTACGGCGGTCCCTGCCCGCCGATCGGCCGCCACCGCTATTTCCACAAACTGTATGCGCTGGATACCGTCTTGCCCGATCTGCACCGGCCGGACAAGGCGAAACTCGAGCAGGCCATGGCTGGGCACGTGCTCGGCCAGGCCACGCTGATCGGGACTTACCAGCGCTCCCGCTGA
- the cax gene encoding calcium/proton exchanger yields the protein MRVGIFEVDYMALLLVFVPVSIVLEWVHADPVWIFAASALAIVPLAGQMGKATEYLAEHLGSGLGGLLNASFGNAAELIIGFVALRAGLIDVVKASITGSIIGNILLVLGASVVVGGLKHETQYFNRTAAGLGVTLAALSAIALVVPAIFHLVVQGHPEPHERELSLEIALVLFVTYILSLVFTLRTHRHLYVGESPEETDEALGVGAWSMRKSLLILLVATALVAWMSELLVGAVEHAAHDLGMTNVFIGVILVAIVGNAAEHSTAVMMAAKNHMDLAMNIAIGSSIQIALFVAPLLVFAGYVMGQPMDLVFSTFEVVAVAIAVAAVVLIAMDGESNWMEGVNLLAVYVILAIAFYFLP from the coding sequence ATGCGAGTCGGGATATTCGAAGTCGATTACATGGCATTGCTGCTGGTTTTTGTGCCGGTCAGCATCGTACTGGAGTGGGTCCATGCGGACCCGGTATGGATTTTCGCGGCGTCCGCGCTCGCGATCGTTCCCTTGGCGGGCCAGATGGGGAAGGCCACCGAATATCTCGCCGAACATCTCGGCTCGGGGCTGGGGGGGCTGCTCAATGCTTCGTTCGGCAATGCGGCGGAACTGATCATCGGCTTCGTCGCGCTGCGGGCGGGTCTGATTGATGTGGTCAAGGCATCGATCACCGGCTCGATCATCGGCAACATCCTGCTCGTGCTCGGTGCCAGCGTGGTGGTCGGCGGGCTGAAGCATGAAACCCAATATTTCAACCGTACCGCCGCCGGCCTCGGCGTCACGCTGGCCGCGCTCAGCGCGATCGCTCTGGTGGTGCCCGCGATTTTCCATCTGGTCGTCCAGGGGCATCCGGAGCCTCATGAACGGGAACTGAGCCTGGAAATCGCCCTGGTGTTGTTCGTCACCTACATCCTCAGCTTGGTGTTCACCCTGCGCACCCACCGTCATCTGTACGTCGGTGAGTCCCCGGAAGAAACCGACGAGGCGCTAGGCGTAGGGGCCTGGAGTATGCGCAAATCGTTGCTGATCCTGCTGGTCGCCACCGCGCTCGTCGCCTGGATGAGCGAGCTGCTGGTGGGGGCGGTGGAGCATGCGGCGCACGACCTGGGCATGACCAACGTCTTCATCGGCGTGATCCTCGTCGCCATTGTCGGCAACGCGGCGGAGCACAGCACGGCGGTCATGATGGCGGCCAAGAACCACATGGATCTGGCGATGAACATCGCCATCGGCTCCAGCATTCAGATCGCTTTGTTCGTTGCTCCGCTGCTGGTGTTCGCGGGCTATGTGATGGGGCAGCCGATGGATCTGGTGTTTTCCACCTTCGAAGTCGTCGCCGTCGCGATCGCGGTCGCGGCGGTGGTCTTGATCGCGATGGATGGCGAGTCGAATTGGATGGAGGGGGTTAACCTGTTGGCGGTTTACGTCATCCTCGCCATCGCCTTCTATTTTCTTCCGTAG